The following proteins are encoded in a genomic region of Synechococcus sp. CBW1002:
- the dnaJ gene encoding molecular chaperone DnaJ, whose protein sequence is MADYYELLGVGRDSDAETLKRAYRRLARQYHPDINKDPGAEDKFKEIGRAYEVLSDPQTRARYDQFGEAGLGGSSGMPDVGDMGGFADLFETFFSGFGGAAASGGARRRGPRQGDDLRLDLTISFAEAIAGLEKDVQIRHLETCSTCSGSGAKAGSGPTTCGTCGGAGQVRRATRTPFGSFTQVAPCPNCEGSGQVIADPCNACGGQGLQQVRKKLRINIPAGVDSGTRLRVAGEGNAGQRGGPAGDLYVFLTVQPHPQLRREGLNIQSQVTLSYLQAILGDTIEVETVDGTTELEIPAGTQPGAVLTLQGKGVPKLGNPVARGNHLFTVKVQLPTKLSGEERELLEELAGHHTSKGHRHHHKSGLFGGLFGG, encoded by the coding sequence ATGGCCGATTACTACGAGCTGCTGGGCGTCGGTCGCGACTCCGATGCAGAGACTCTGAAGCGGGCCTACCGCCGGCTGGCGCGTCAGTACCACCCGGACATCAACAAGGATCCCGGTGCTGAGGACAAATTCAAGGAGATCGGCCGTGCCTATGAGGTGCTGAGCGATCCCCAGACCCGCGCCCGCTACGACCAGTTCGGTGAAGCCGGTCTGGGGGGATCGTCCGGCATGCCCGACGTGGGCGACATGGGCGGTTTCGCCGATCTTTTTGAAACTTTCTTCAGCGGTTTCGGCGGCGCGGCCGCCTCTGGTGGGGCCCGGCGCCGTGGGCCCCGCCAAGGCGATGATCTTCGCCTGGATCTGACGATCAGCTTTGCCGAGGCCATCGCTGGCCTGGAGAAGGATGTGCAGATCCGCCATCTCGAAACCTGCAGCACCTGCAGTGGCTCAGGCGCCAAGGCCGGCAGCGGCCCCACCACCTGCGGCACCTGCGGAGGTGCCGGTCAGGTTCGCCGCGCCACCCGCACGCCTTTCGGCAGCTTCACCCAGGTGGCCCCCTGCCCCAACTGCGAAGGCAGTGGCCAGGTGATCGCTGATCCGTGCAACGCCTGTGGCGGTCAGGGGCTGCAGCAGGTGCGCAAGAAGTTGCGGATCAACATTCCCGCCGGGGTCGATTCGGGCACCCGGCTGCGGGTGGCGGGCGAAGGCAATGCCGGCCAGCGCGGCGGTCCGGCCGGGGATCTCTACGTGTTCCTCACGGTTCAGCCCCATCCCCAGCTGCGCCGCGAAGGGCTCAACATCCAGTCCCAGGTGACGCTCAGTTATCTGCAGGCGATCCTCGGCGACACCATCGAGGTGGAGACCGTGGACGGCACCACCGAGCTGGAGATCCCGGCGGGCACCCAGCCCGGCGCCGTGCTCACCCTCCAGGGCAAGGGGGTGCCGAAGCTCGGCAATCCCGTCGCCCGTGGCAACCACCTGTTCACCGTCAAGGTGCAGTTGCCCACCAAGCTCTCCGGTGAGGAGCGGGAGCTGCTGGAGGAACTGGCTGGCCACCACACCAGCAAGGGCCATCGGCACCATCACAAGAGCGGCCTGTTCGGAGGGCTCTTCGGCGGATGA
- a CDS encoding sulfurtransferase TusA family protein codes for MPAASGGGDQTPEEAPEQIAIAACLDLVGTPCPLNFIRTRLALERIPDGAWLQVDLDPGEPLTMVSQGIAADGHGLRQAARNDGSVRLWIRRHGA; via the coding sequence GTGCCTGCAGCGTCCGGCGGGGGAGACCAGACCCCTGAAGAGGCTCCTGAACAGATCGCGATCGCCGCTTGTCTCGATCTGGTCGGCACCCCCTGTCCGCTCAACTTCATCCGCACCCGCCTGGCCCTCGAGAGGATCCCTGACGGGGCCTGGCTGCAGGTCGACCTGGATCCCGGCGAGCCGCTGACGATGGTGAGCCAGGGCATCGCGGCCGACGGCCATGGCCTGCGCCAAGCGGCACGGAACGACGGCAGCGTGCGCCTCTGGATTCGTCGCCATGGCGCCTGA
- the murB gene encoding UDP-N-acetylmuramate dehydrogenase, whose protein sequence is MQTTVGPPAGLRQDVRLGDYTTWKVGGPASWFAEPASQLELLALVSWAISEGLPLQCIGAGSNLLISDAGLDGLTLCHRRLQGSRLDPHEGLVVAEAGEPIPTLARRAARAGLSGLEWAVGIPGTVGGAAVMNAGAQGGCTAEWLESVRVVDPQRPQHPFDLRASELDFAYRHSRLQQERLIVLSARFRLSPGHDPAAVTARTSSNLHSRTSTQPYQQPSCGSVFRNPEPQKAGRLIEDLGLKGLSIGGAQVSPLHANFIVNTGAARAADIDALIQAVQARVRQHHGIELHPEVKRLGP, encoded by the coding sequence ATGCAGACCACTGTGGGGCCACCCGCTGGGCTCCGCCAGGACGTTCGGCTCGGTGATTACACCACCTGGAAGGTGGGCGGTCCGGCGTCCTGGTTTGCCGAGCCTGCCAGTCAGCTGGAACTGCTGGCCCTGGTGAGCTGGGCGATCAGCGAGGGCCTGCCGCTGCAGTGCATCGGGGCCGGCTCCAACCTGCTGATCTCGGATGCCGGGCTCGACGGCCTGACCCTCTGCCATCGGCGCCTGCAGGGCAGCCGTCTCGACCCCCACGAGGGCCTGGTGGTGGCCGAAGCGGGAGAGCCGATCCCCACCCTGGCGCGGCGGGCCGCCCGGGCCGGACTGAGCGGTCTGGAATGGGCGGTGGGCATCCCCGGCACCGTCGGAGGTGCCGCCGTGATGAACGCCGGCGCCCAGGGGGGCTGTACGGCGGAGTGGCTGGAGTCGGTGCGGGTGGTGGATCCGCAACGGCCGCAACACCCTTTCGACCTGCGCGCCAGCGAGCTCGACTTCGCCTACCGCCACAGCCGGCTCCAACAGGAGCGACTGATCGTGCTCTCCGCCCGCTTCCGACTGAGCCCCGGCCACGACCCCGCGGCAGTGACCGCCCGCACCAGCAGCAATCTGCACAGCCGCACCAGCACCCAGCCCTATCAGCAACCAAGCTGCGGCAGCGTCTTCCGCAACCCCGAACCCCAGAAGGCCGGGCGGTTGATCGAAGACCTGGGTCTCAAGGGTCTCAGCATCGGCGGCGCCCAGGTGTCACCCCTGCACGCCAATTTCATCGTCAACACCGGTGCGGCCCGCGCCGCCGACATCGATGCCCTGATCCAGGCAGTTCAGGCGCGGGTACGGCAACACCATGGCATTGAGCTCCATCCAGAGGTGAAACGACTCGGGCCCTAA
- a CDS encoding GspE/PulE family protein, protein MTLTPIRPVADALFPEQQRLEVELLLGEPVLRPQDLERADHRLMADDQPIRVERWRELGCLPLQQNGQALQVAIPTHWGPASQQSLAEELTDAGLTASFNLALASDLSERLENLETTPVPGDAPSATAVSSVRGIDDSDTDDFHLDDDNEEDNEGNGHEDHVAYTIQPRSLIEDLAISTGGSELREVTDDLQELEISSESANASPIVSLVDRILIEALSAGASDIHIEPQEHALEVRFRQDGVLQKHFEDLPKSLIPAVTSRFKIMADLDIAERRMPQDGRIRRTFRGRKMDCRVSTLPTRLGEKVVLRLLDSGATQLGLDTLITDPQAREVVRNLGSKPFGMILVTGPTGSGKSTTLYSLLAERNNPTINISTVEDPIEYTLKGITQTQVNRDKGLDFSVALRAFMRQDPDVLLVGETRDLETAKTAIEAALTGHLVLTTLHCNDAPSAIARLDEMGVEPFLVSASLLGIVSQRLLRRVCVHCRQSYRPTPEELGRFGLLAGRETNVTFFRANKQPPGGPHACPICQGSGYKGRVGVYEVLRINEEIAAAIAKRATTDVLRRLALESGMKTLLGYGLDLVRNGDTTLEEVERMLLTDTGLESERRARMLSTLTCAGCGAGLREEWLECPYCLQSR, encoded by the coding sequence ATGACTCTGACCCCCATCCGCCCGGTTGCCGACGCCCTGTTCCCCGAACAGCAACGGCTGGAAGTGGAGCTGCTGCTCGGCGAGCCGGTGCTGCGGCCCCAGGATCTGGAACGGGCCGATCACCGCCTGATGGCCGACGACCAACCGATTCGCGTCGAACGCTGGAGAGAACTGGGCTGTCTGCCCCTGCAGCAAAACGGCCAGGCCCTGCAGGTGGCCATTCCCACGCACTGGGGCCCGGCAAGCCAGCAGAGCCTGGCGGAGGAACTGACAGACGCGGGCCTGACCGCCTCCTTCAACCTCGCCCTGGCCAGTGACCTGAGCGAGCGACTGGAGAACCTCGAAACCACTCCGGTCCCTGGGGACGCCCCCTCGGCCACCGCTGTCTCCAGCGTCCGTGGGATCGACGACAGTGACACCGACGACTTCCATCTCGACGACGACAACGAGGAAGACAACGAGGGCAACGGTCATGAAGACCACGTCGCTTACACGATCCAGCCACGATCCCTGATCGAGGATCTGGCGATCTCAACAGGTGGAAGCGAACTGAGAGAGGTCACCGACGACCTCCAGGAGCTGGAGATCAGCAGCGAGAGCGCCAACGCCTCACCAATCGTGAGCCTGGTGGATCGGATCCTGATTGAGGCGTTGAGTGCCGGAGCCAGCGACATTCACATCGAACCCCAGGAACATGCCCTTGAAGTTCGCTTCCGTCAGGACGGTGTTCTGCAGAAACACTTCGAGGATCTGCCCAAGAGCCTGATCCCCGCGGTCACCTCCCGCTTCAAGATCATGGCGGATCTGGATATCGCCGAGCGGCGAATGCCTCAGGACGGCCGTATCCGCCGCACCTTCCGTGGCCGGAAGATGGATTGCCGTGTCAGCACCCTGCCGACCCGGCTGGGCGAGAAAGTGGTGCTCCGTCTGCTCGACAGCGGCGCCACCCAACTGGGTCTCGATACCTTGATCACGGATCCACAGGCGCGCGAGGTCGTACGCAACCTCGGCTCCAAGCCATTCGGCATGATCCTGGTCACCGGACCCACCGGATCCGGTAAGTCAACGACCCTTTACTCGTTGCTGGCGGAACGGAACAACCCCACAATCAATATCTCCACGGTCGAGGATCCGATTGAATACACCCTCAAGGGGATCACCCAGACCCAGGTCAACCGCGACAAGGGGCTTGATTTCAGCGTGGCCCTCAGGGCCTTCATGCGGCAGGACCCCGACGTGCTCCTGGTGGGGGAAACACGTGACCTGGAGACGGCCAAGACCGCGATCGAAGCAGCACTCACCGGCCACCTGGTCCTCACCACCCTCCACTGCAACGACGCCCCCAGCGCCATTGCCCGACTTGACGAGATGGGAGTCGAACCCTTCCTGGTGAGCGCCTCGCTTCTGGGCATCGTGTCCCAGCGGCTGCTACGCCGTGTCTGCGTGCACTGCCGACAGAGCTACCGGCCCACCCCCGAGGAGCTTGGCCGGTTCGGACTACTGGCAGGACGGGAAACCAACGTGACCTTCTTCCGGGCCAACAAGCAGCCCCCCGGAGGCCCCCACGCCTGCCCGATCTGCCAGGGCAGTGGTTACAAGGGCAGGGTGGGGGTTTACGAAGTGCTGCGAATCAACGAAGAGATCGCCGCTGCCATCGCCAAGCGAGCCACCACAGACGTCCTGAGGCGCCTGGCTCTCGAAAGTGGCATGAAGACCTTGCTCGGCTATGGCCTCGATCTGGTTCGCAACGGCGACACCACCCTCGAGGAGGTGGAACGGATGCTGCTCACAGACACGGGTCTGGAATCAGAGCGGCGGGCGCGGATGCTCTCCACGCTCACCTGTGCAGGCTGTGGTGCTGGGCTGCGGGAAGAGTGGCTGGAATGCCCCTACTGTCTGCAAAGCCGCTAA
- a CDS encoding YbaB/EbfC family nucleoid-associated protein, with protein MAGFGLPNFGQLTEAFRKAQQIQQDAQKLQDELDAMEIEGSSADGRASVWLTGNQQPLKVRLSAELVADGAEATETATLEALKAAYDLSTSTMKERMEELTGGLNLNLPGMGG; from the coding sequence ATGGCTGGCTTCGGTCTTCCCAATTTCGGTCAACTCACCGAAGCCTTTCGCAAAGCTCAGCAGATCCAGCAGGACGCCCAGAAACTGCAGGACGAGCTTGATGCCATGGAGATCGAGGGCAGCAGTGCCGATGGACGAGCCAGCGTCTGGCTCACCGGCAACCAGCAGCCCCTGAAGGTACGCCTCAGTGCCGAACTGGTGGCAGACGGCGCTGAGGCCACCGAAACGGCCACCCTGGAGGCGCTCAAGGCCGCCTACGACCTCTCCACCAGCACCATGAAGGAGCGGATGGAAGAACTGACCGGCGGCCTCAATCTCAACCTGCCCGGCATGGGGGGCTGA
- a CDS encoding type I glyceraldehyde-3-phosphate dehydrogenase has translation MTLRVAINGFGRIGRNFMRCWLSRGANTGIEVVGLNDTSDPRTNAHLLEYDTMLGHIRDAEVSYTDDSIIVNGKSIKCFSDRNPLNLPWKEWGVDLVIEATGVFIDQKGAGKHIEAGASKVLITAPGKGEGVGTFVVGVNAHEYRHDDWNIISNASCTTNCMAPLVKVLDQSLGIIKGMMTTTHSYTGDQRILDASHRDLRRARAAAVNIVPTSTGAATAVALVYPPMKGKLNGIAMRVPTPNVSVVDMVLEVSRSTTKEEVNAIFKAASQNEMKGIIKYSDLPLVSTDHAGTNESTIVDSDLTMVMDGNMVKVISWYDNEWGYSQRVVDLAEVVASNWK, from the coding sequence ATGACCCTGCGTGTTGCGATCAATGGATTTGGCCGGATCGGTCGCAACTTCATGCGCTGCTGGCTGAGCCGGGGTGCCAACACCGGTATCGAGGTGGTGGGCCTGAATGACACCTCGGATCCGCGTACCAACGCACACTTGCTGGAGTACGACACGATGCTGGGCCACATCCGTGATGCGGAGGTGAGCTACACCGATGACTCCATCATCGTGAATGGCAAGTCGATCAAGTGTTTCTCGGATCGAAATCCACTCAACCTTCCCTGGAAGGAGTGGGGCGTTGATCTGGTGATTGAGGCCACCGGCGTCTTCATCGACCAGAAGGGTGCGGGCAAGCACATTGAGGCTGGTGCCAGCAAAGTTCTGATCACGGCACCAGGTAAAGGGGAAGGCGTCGGTACCTTTGTGGTGGGCGTGAATGCTCACGAGTACCGCCACGATGATTGGAACATCATCAGCAACGCCAGCTGCACCACCAATTGCATGGCGCCGCTGGTGAAGGTACTTGATCAGTCCCTGGGGATCATCAAGGGCATGATGACTACCACGCACAGCTACACCGGTGACCAGCGCATTCTCGATGCCAGCCACCGAGATCTGCGCCGAGCCCGTGCCGCCGCCGTGAACATCGTGCCCACCTCGACCGGTGCTGCCACGGCTGTGGCCCTGGTGTATCCGCCGATGAAGGGGAAGCTCAACGGCATTGCCATGCGGGTGCCCACCCCCAATGTTTCGGTGGTTGACATGGTGTTGGAGGTGAGCCGCTCCACCACCAAGGAGGAAGTGAATGCCATTTTCAAGGCCGCCTCGCAGAACGAGATGAAGGGCATCATCAAGTACTCGGATCTGCCCCTGGTCTCCACCGACCATGCCGGTACCAATGAGTCCACCATCGTGGATTCCGACCTCACCATGGTGATGGACGGCAATATGGTGAAAGTGATCTCCTGGTACGACAACGAGTGGGGCTACAGCCAGCGCGTCGTCGATCTTGCTGAAGTGGTGGCCAGCAACTGGAAGTGA
- a CDS encoding type IV pilus twitching motility protein PilT, translating into MDLMIEDLMGKLVEDGGSDLHLSAGMPPYGRFNGQLRPMTETALKEEDCNRLIFMLLNNAQRKQLEQTWELDCSYGLKGVSRFRVNVYRQRGTYAACLRALGNKIPTLDMLGLPPIVEEMSRIPKGLVLVTGPTGSGKTTTLAAILDHINHTRAEHILTIEDPIEFTYRSDQSIIHQRELSQDTRSFANALRAALREDPDVILVGEMRDLETIQLAVTAAETGHLVFGTLHTSSASQTVDRMVDVFPAGQQDQIRVQLSSSLMAVFSQTLCRRWNPKPGQFGRVMAQEIMINTPAISNLVREGKTAQLYSQMQTGASLGMQTLEKALANLVLSEEVKLEEALSKTAKPEELRRLVDQLS; encoded by the coding sequence ATGGACCTGATGATCGAGGATCTGATGGGCAAACTGGTTGAAGATGGCGGTAGTGATCTTCACCTCAGTGCCGGGATGCCTCCTTACGGACGCTTCAATGGCCAGCTTCGTCCGATGACGGAGACAGCGTTGAAGGAGGAAGACTGCAACAGACTGATCTTCATGTTGCTGAACAACGCCCAGCGCAAGCAACTGGAGCAAACCTGGGAACTGGACTGCTCCTATGGCCTCAAAGGCGTCTCCCGATTCCGGGTGAACGTCTATCGCCAACGCGGCACCTACGCCGCTTGCCTGAGAGCTCTTGGCAACAAGATTCCCACTCTGGACATGCTTGGACTTCCACCGATTGTGGAAGAGATGAGTCGTATCCCCAAAGGGCTGGTACTGGTAACCGGTCCGACAGGCTCCGGAAAAACCACCACTCTGGCGGCAATTCTGGATCACATCAACCACACCCGAGCTGAGCATATCCTCACGATCGAGGATCCGATCGAGTTCACCTACCGTTCCGATCAAAGCATCATCCACCAACGTGAGCTCAGTCAAGACACCCGCAGTTTCGCCAATGCCCTGCGGGCAGCTCTTCGCGAAGATCCGGACGTGATCCTGGTTGGTGAGATGCGGGACCTGGAGACGATCCAACTGGCAGTGACCGCAGCCGAAACTGGGCACCTGGTGTTCGGCACCCTGCACACCAGTTCCGCCTCCCAGACGGTGGATCGGATGGTGGACGTTTTCCCGGCGGGCCAGCAGGATCAGATCAGGGTGCAACTCAGCAGCAGCCTGATGGCTGTGTTTTCCCAGACTCTCTGCAGGCGCTGGAATCCGAAACCCGGCCAATTCGGCCGGGTGATGGCTCAGGAGATCATGATCAACACTCCTGCCATCTCCAATCTGGTGCGCGAAGGAAAAACTGCCCAGCTTTATTCCCAGATGCAGACCGGGGCCAGCCTCGGCATGCAGACCCTGGAGAAGGCCCTGGCCAATCTGGTGCTTTCCGAGGAGGTGAAACTGGAGGAGGCTCTCAGCAAGACTGCCAAACCGGAGGAACTACGCCGCCTGGTGGATCAGCTTTCCTGA
- the grpE gene encoding nucleotide exchange factor GrpE produces MSGDTHPMTEASSVPANGEGVSAEGSAVEDTGSPSVGETLPSMGEDAAGDARADAEADESTPALEQRLATLQAENDTLRSQYMRIAADFDNFRKRQSRDQEDLRLQITCSTLSEILPVVDNFDRARQQLNPQSEEAQTLHRSYQGLYKQLVDVFKQLGVSPMRVEGEPFDPSLHEAVMREPSDEHPEDVVVAELQRGYHLNGRVLRHALVKVSMGPGPSSDSEPREEQGG; encoded by the coding sequence ATGAGTGGTGACACCCATCCGATGACCGAGGCCAGTTCCGTGCCTGCCAATGGTGAGGGCGTCTCCGCCGAGGGGTCTGCCGTCGAGGACACCGGCTCCCCCTCCGTGGGGGAGACTCTCCCCTCCATGGGCGAGGACGCAGCTGGCGACGCCCGGGCTGACGCCGAGGCTGACGAGTCCACACCAGCTCTGGAGCAGCGTCTGGCAACACTGCAAGCCGAAAACGACACCCTGCGCAGCCAGTACATGCGCATCGCCGCTGACTTCGATAACTTCCGCAAACGCCAGAGTCGTGATCAGGAGGATCTGCGCCTGCAGATCACCTGCTCCACCCTCAGTGAAATCCTGCCGGTGGTGGACAACTTCGATCGCGCCCGCCAGCAGCTCAACCCCCAGAGCGAGGAGGCCCAGACCCTGCACCGCAGCTACCAGGGTCTCTACAAGCAGCTCGTGGATGTGTTCAAACAGCTGGGTGTCTCGCCGATGCGGGTCGAAGGTGAGCCGTTTGATCCCAGCCTCCATGAAGCGGTGATGCGGGAACCCAGCGATGAGCACCCCGAGGATGTGGTGGTCGCGGAGCTTCAGCGGGGCTACCACCTCAATGGTCGTGTGCTGCGTCACGCCTTGGTCAAGGTGTCGATGGGACCTGGCCCGAGCAGTGATTCTGAACCGCGTGAGGAGCAGGGCGGCTGA
- the rsgA gene encoding ribosome small subunit-dependent GTPase A: protein MAPERPDQINSERICAGQVVALLANFCWVRLDRPGPDGCERLLCTRRTRLDKSGQQVAVGDYVELGGVDWTSGRAAIERVRPRRNLLERPAVANVERIVVVVALQQPAVDPLQLTRFLLTAEATGCRVELVVAKADLTEAALQHRWCDRLRQWGYDPLPVSSASGAGLEALRARLRTPGITVFCGPSGVGKSSLLNALRPDLDLRVAAVSGRLQRGRHTTRHVELFPLTEGVLLADTPGFNRPVLPAQPEALAQLFPEIRRRLAEQPCRFRNCRHQQDPGCSLGSDWDRYTLYGQCLAEVEATAAAVPIKVSDRQRGDGEALRLAAPLRQLSRRRQRQQASQDLEQD from the coding sequence ATGGCGCCTGAGCGCCCTGATCAGATCAACAGCGAGAGGATCTGTGCCGGCCAGGTGGTCGCCCTGCTCGCCAACTTCTGCTGGGTGCGGCTCGATCGGCCCGGTCCAGATGGCTGTGAGCGCCTGCTCTGCACCCGCCGCACCCGGCTCGACAAGAGCGGCCAGCAGGTCGCTGTGGGGGATTATGTCGAACTGGGCGGGGTCGACTGGACCAGTGGCCGGGCGGCGATCGAGCGGGTGCGGCCGCGCCGCAATCTGCTGGAACGGCCGGCGGTGGCGAACGTGGAGCGGATTGTGGTGGTGGTGGCCCTGCAGCAACCGGCCGTCGACCCCCTGCAGCTGACCCGTTTCCTGCTCACCGCCGAAGCCACTGGCTGCCGGGTCGAGCTGGTGGTGGCCAAGGCCGATCTCACCGAGGCCGCCCTGCAGCACCGCTGGTGCGACCGGCTGCGCCAGTGGGGCTACGACCCCCTGCCGGTCTCGTCTGCCTCGGGCGCCGGCCTGGAGGCCCTGCGTGCCCGCCTTCGCACTCCTGGCATCACCGTCTTCTGTGGACCCTCCGGAGTGGGCAAGAGCAGCCTGCTCAACGCCCTGCGGCCCGATCTGGACCTGCGGGTGGCGGCGGTGTCGGGGCGATTGCAGCGGGGCCGCCACACCACCCGCCACGTGGAGCTGTTTCCGTTGACGGAGGGGGTGCTGCTGGCCGATACGCCGGGATTCAACCGCCCCGTGTTGCCAGCCCAGCCGGAGGCACTGGCACAGCTGTTCCCCGAGATACGGCGGCGTCTGGCCGAGCAGCCCTGCCGCTTCCGCAACTGCCGCCATCAGCAGGATCCGGGATGCAGCCTTGGTTCTGACTGGGATCGCTACACCCTGTATGGCCAGTGCCTGGCCGAGGTGGAGGCCACGGCGGCGGCGGTCCCGATCAAGGTCAGTGATCGCCAGCGCGGCGATGGCGAGGCGTTGCGTCTGGCCGCTCCCCTGCGCCAGCTGTCGCGGCGGCGACAACGGCAGCAGGCCAGCCAGGATCTGGAACAGGACTGA
- the murC gene encoding UDP-N-acetylmuramate--L-alanine ligase has product METPLALSLNRQQPIHFIGVGGIGMSALAGILAERGFSVSGSDPRDSAVLQALRHRGVRVFREQSASTISAIRSGTSHQPLVVISTAVPASNAELKEAERAGLHICHRSDVLAALINGQPSIAVAGSHGKTTTSTLIATLLEATHHDPTAVIGGIVPAFGSNGRNGAGKLLVAEADESDGSLVKFRAQLGVLTNLELDHTDHYADLEALIGTVRRFAASSSEVLANRDCPILRAHFNADHWWSIETAEGVAFAALPLEERGDGTTVRFFEGGSPSGEFHLPLPGRHNLSNAAAAIAACRLQGVSFAELRQAVERLQTPGRRFDYRGSWNGRLIVDDYAHHPSEVSATLTMAQLMVSSGRSPLPADPRRVVAVFQPHRFSRTAQFLEGFAEALSCADAVLLAPLYAAGEAPLPGIDSTAIAVLLQRIAPALPVQVAASLDQLAELVTTSTERGDLVLAMGAGDVNGLWDRLQNLGETDLPVTAVAA; this is encoded by the coding sequence ATGGAGACCCCTTTGGCCCTGTCGCTCAACCGCCAGCAACCGATTCACTTCATCGGTGTCGGCGGCATCGGCATGTCGGCCCTCGCTGGGATTCTGGCGGAGCGGGGCTTCAGCGTCAGCGGCTCCGACCCCCGCGACAGCGCCGTGCTGCAGGCACTGAGGCATCGCGGTGTCCGGGTGTTCCGCGAGCAGAGCGCCAGCACGATCTCCGCCATCCGCAGCGGCACCTCCCATCAACCCCTGGTGGTGATCAGCACCGCCGTGCCAGCCAGCAATGCCGAGCTGAAGGAGGCTGAGCGGGCCGGTCTGCACATCTGCCACCGCTCCGACGTACTGGCGGCTCTGATCAACGGCCAGCCCTCGATCGCCGTGGCCGGCAGTCACGGCAAGACCACCACCAGCACGCTGATCGCCACCCTGCTGGAGGCCACCCACCACGACCCCACCGCGGTGATCGGCGGCATCGTGCCCGCCTTCGGCAGCAATGGCCGCAACGGAGCGGGCAAACTGCTTGTGGCAGAAGCGGACGAGTCGGACGGATCCCTGGTGAAGTTTCGCGCCCAACTGGGGGTGCTCACCAACCTGGAACTGGACCACACCGACCACTACGCCGACCTCGAAGCCCTGATCGGTACCGTTCGCCGCTTCGCCGCCAGTTCCAGTGAGGTTCTGGCCAATCGCGACTGTCCGATCCTGCGGGCGCACTTCAACGCCGACCACTGGTGGTCGATCGAGACGGCCGAGGGGGTGGCCTTCGCGGCTCTGCCGCTGGAGGAACGCGGCGACGGCACCACGGTGCGCTTCTTCGAAGGGGGGAGCCCCAGCGGCGAATTCCATCTGCCCCTGCCAGGCCGCCACAACCTCAGCAACGCCGCCGCCGCGATCGCCGCCTGCAGGCTGCAGGGGGTGTCCTTCGCCGAGCTACGCCAGGCCGTGGAACGGTTGCAGACCCCTGGACGGCGGTTTGACTATCGCGGCAGCTGGAACGGTCGCCTGATCGTGGATGACTATGCCCACCATCCCAGCGAGGTGAGTGCCACCCTCACCATGGCGCAGCTGATGGTGAGCAGTGGTCGCAGCCCCCTCCCTGCAGACCCCCGGCGGGTGGTGGCCGTGTTTCAGCCCCACCGCTTCAGCCGAACGGCCCAGTTCCTTGAGGGCTTCGCCGAGGCCCTCAGCTGTGCGGATGCGGTGCTGCTGGCTCCGCTGTACGCCGCCGGCGAGGCGCCGCTGCCCGGGATTGACAGCACCGCGATCGCCGTTCTGCTGCAGCGGATTGCCCCTGCGTTGCCGGTCCAGGTGGCTGCCTCGCTCGACCAGCTGGCCGAGCTGGTGACGACATCCACCGAACGTGGCGATCTGGTGCTGGCCATGGGCGCCGGGGATGTGAACGGTCTGTGGGACCGCCTGCAGAACCTGGGCGAGACTGACCTCCCCGTCACCGCGGTGGCGGCCTGA